One genomic segment of Labilibaculum sp. DW002 includes these proteins:
- a CDS encoding PaaI family thioesterase → MINEIDTLDILNKMCEDTLMEHLGIVYTEVGEDYLVAEMPVTSKHYQPMRILHGGASLALAESVGSALSVIKTDLTKYDVKGMEINANHIRSIRQGTVTAKARFIHKGSMTHVVEVNVMNEQEKLISVCRITNVILKK, encoded by the coding sequence ATGATCAACGAAATAGATACTTTAGATATCTTGAATAAAATGTGTGAAGACACATTAATGGAGCATTTGGGAATCGTTTACACCGAAGTAGGTGAAGATTATTTAGTTGCAGAAATGCCTGTGACATCAAAACATTATCAACCGATGCGTATACTGCATGGTGGAGCAAGCTTAGCTTTAGCTGAATCAGTTGGTTCTGCATTATCTGTTATTAAAACAGACTTAACAAAATATGATGTGAAAGGCATGGAAATCAATGCAAATCATATTAGAAGTATACGACAAGGAACAGTTACTGCTAAGGCCAGATTCATTCATAAAGGAAGCATGACACATGTTGTTGAGGTTAATGTGATGAATGAACAAGAGAAATTAATCTCTGTGTGTCGAATTACAAATGTTATTTTAAAGAAGTAA
- a CDS encoding cold-shock protein encodes MPQGTVKFFNETKGFGFIKNNETDEDIFVHVTGLIDKIDQGDVVSFDVVEGKKGMNAVNVKID; translated from the coding sequence AATTCTTTAATGAAACTAAAGGTTTTGGTTTTATTAAAAACAATGAGACAGACGAAGACATCTTTGTTCACGTAACAGGATTAATTGATAAAATTGATCAAGGAGACGTAGTTTCTTTCGACGTAGTTGAAGGAAAAAAAGGAATGAATGCAGTTAATGTAAAAATTGACTAA